A genomic window from Lineus longissimus chromosome 17, tnLinLong1.2, whole genome shotgun sequence includes:
- the LOC135501074 gene encoding uncharacterized protein LOC135501074 has product MTTYLAVICYNTSAAHHHNIVVMKLLILLAFVAFAYSQEAAVKPATTKPGSGAQIGKDILGAVGKGLDDIVGGIKEEMDKDSSKWIKDALAGSSNSAILLELYAKIKSGEIVVPSRKRGLPTKEELLAKLTDTYEHVKETINDGATAAERLFKEALAKLKDAYGKVLENEKVKNIEAKVKEAIDALTAKAKEIAGIHKRESQVIRTQLHKRLVEHLYAHLSPEMSERAARSIGSVIDAAIAKLEEKIQAIVAKFGDKSAEFKEKYLDPLQVKFEEIKNSPAVQEKLQILDDLYMDVKNLANQLISGGIKKRSIGSAIDSVIARVEARIRLLAEKLQDKYSDAKERFLDPLLAKLEELKNSPAVQDKVTQIWQLLDEAKERARNLLFGESRTERSIGSAIDAAIAKVEEKLQLIAAKVNDKTGEIKAKYIDPLIARFEELKNSPAISEKIQGLRDVYADVKDLAKKLLFGEDHEITESL; this is encoded by the exons ATGACCACCTATCTGGCAGTCATTTGTTATAATACTTCAGCGGCACATCACCACAACATCGTCG TAATGAAGTTGCTAATCCTGCTCGCCTTCGTGGCGTTTGCCTACTCCCAAGAAGCTGCAGTCA AACCGGCAACAACGAAGCCGGGATCCGGCGCTCAGATTGGCAAAGATATCCTCGGGGCTGTTGGTAAAGGCTTGGACGATATCGTCGGCGGTATCAAAGAGGAGATGGACAAGGATAGCTCCAAATGGATCAAAGATGCTCTTGCTGGAAGCAGCAACTCTG CCATACTCCTGGAATTGTACGCCAAAATTAAGAGTGGAGAAATTGTCGTCCCGTCTCGCAAGCGCGGCCTCCCAACTAAAGAGGAACTTCTCGCGAAATTGACTGACACGTACGAGCATGTCAAAGAG aCCATAAATGACGGAGCTACCGCAGCTGAAAGACTGTTCAAGGAGGCCCTGGCCAAGCTGAAAGATGCTTATGGCAAAGTCCTGGAAAATGAGAAGGTCAAGAACATTGAGGCAAAGGTCAAGGAAGCCATTGATGCGCTAACTGCCAAAGCTAAGGAAATTGCTG GCATCCACAAACGTGAGAGCCAAGTCATTCGTACCCAACTTCACAAGAGGTTGGTAGAACACCTTTATGCCCACCTGAGCCCCGAGATGAGTGAAAGGGCGGCCAGGTCAATCGGTTCTGTTATTGACGCAGCAATTGCTAAACTGGAGGAG AAAATCCAAGCCATCGTCGCAAAATTTGGAGACAAGAGTGCCGAATTCAAGGAAAAGTACCTCGACCCCCTACAGGTCAAATTCGAAGAGATCAAGAACTCCCCAGCCGTCCAAGAGAAACTTCAGATCCTTG ATGACTTGTATATGGATGTTAAGAACCTCGCCAACCAGCTGATTTCTGGTGGAATCAAGAAGAGATCTATTGGCTCTGCTATTGACTCTGTCATCGCAAGAGTGGAAGCG AGAATCAGACTCCTCGCGGAAAAGCTCCAGGACAAATACAGCGACGCTAAGGAAAGGTTCCTCGACCCCCTCTTGGCCAAATTAGAAGAGTTGAAAAATTCTCCCGCTGTTCAGGATAAAGTCACACAAATCT GGCAGCTTCTTGATGAAGCGAAGGAACGGGCCAGGAATCTCCTATTTGGCGAGAGCAGGACCGAGAGATCCATTGGATCAGCTATTGATGCCGCCATTGCCAAAGTTGAAGAG AAACTCCAACTGATTGCTGCCAAAGTTAACGACAAAACTGGCGAAATTAAAGCGAAGTACATTGACCCCCTCATCGCAAGATTCGAAGAGTTGAAAAACTCCCCAGCAATCTCCGAGAAAATCCAAGGGCTCC GTGACGTTTATGCGGACGTCAAGGACCTTGCCAAGAAGTTACTTTTTGGTGAAGATCACGAAATAACTGAAAGCCTTTGA
- the LOC135501079 gene encoding uncharacterized protein LOC135501079 isoform X2, with translation MNSKLVLLTIFMIFQSQGTSAFIVLTGPASDNEDDSPSLSPPCPVNCVPVRCEVTGWADGSFMENDGKCMARKTGSSPGTISSRIYCIYTGGKLDSSHPVAGANYSTPNPIIACPIGTQTYGCSLHSHWRNWYHNAAVSAVTLPDGRTQCEVTSCPRCRVEAHCLNSSTFFLSSVRPTATSSQRELTLKQNSPAYWPDVVVTIESIESRSRIECACLDDAAL, from the exons atgAATTCCAAGCTCGTTTTACTGACGATTTTCATGATATTCCAAAGTCAAG GCACTAGCGCCTTTATTGTTCTGACCGGCCCAGCGTCTGACAACGAAGATGATTCACCATCCTTGTCTCCACCGTGTCCTGTAAACTGTGTCCCCGTGCGATGTGAAGTTACGGGATGGGCAGATGGATCATTCATGGAAAATGACGGGAAGTGCATGGCGAGGAAAACAGGTTCAAGTCCAGGAACAATTTCG AGCCGCATATACTGCATTTATACTGGTGGGAAATTGGATTCAAGCCATCCAGTGGCTGGAGCGAATTATTCGACACCTAATCCGATCATAGCCTGCCCAATCGGTACACAGACTTATGGCTGCAGTCTTCATTCCCA CTGGAGGAACTGGTACCATAATGCAGCTGTTTCCGCCGTAACCCTACCAGACGGTAGGACCCAGTGCGAGGTTACCAGCTGCCCACGTTGTAGAGTGGAGGCACATTGTCTAA ACTCGTCAACATTTTTTCTGTCGAGCGTGCGTCCCACAGCAACATCATCGCAAAGAGAGCTGACTCTGAAGCAAAACAGCCCCGCCTATTGGCCAGACGTAGTCGTCACAATCGAATCAATAGAGAGCAGAAGCCGGATTGAATGTGCATGTTTGGATGATGCAGCTT TGTAG
- the LOC135501079 gene encoding uncharacterized protein LOC135501079 isoform X1, with translation MNSKLVLLTIFMIFQSQGTSAFIVLTGPASDNEDDSPSLSPPCPVNCVPVRCEVTGWADGSFMENDGKCMARKTGSSPGTISSRIYCIYTGGKLDSSHPVAGANYSTPNPIIACPIGTQTYGCSLHSHWRNWYHNAAVSAVTLPDGRTQCEVTSCPRCRVEAHCLNSSTFFLSSVRPTATSSQRELTLKQNSPAYWPDVVVTIESIESRSRIECACLDDAASRIPLEFFTSLLHELESRFPGRGTRLRVLVAERYVRLR, from the exons atgAATTCCAAGCTCGTTTTACTGACGATTTTCATGATATTCCAAAGTCAAG GCACTAGCGCCTTTATTGTTCTGACCGGCCCAGCGTCTGACAACGAAGATGATTCACCATCCTTGTCTCCACCGTGTCCTGTAAACTGTGTCCCCGTGCGATGTGAAGTTACGGGATGGGCAGATGGATCATTCATGGAAAATGACGGGAAGTGCATGGCGAGGAAAACAGGTTCAAGTCCAGGAACAATTTCG AGCCGCATATACTGCATTTATACTGGTGGGAAATTGGATTCAAGCCATCCAGTGGCTGGAGCGAATTATTCGACACCTAATCCGATCATAGCCTGCCCAATCGGTACACAGACTTATGGCTGCAGTCTTCATTCCCA CTGGAGGAACTGGTACCATAATGCAGCTGTTTCCGCCGTAACCCTACCAGACGGTAGGACCCAGTGCGAGGTTACCAGCTGCCCACGTTGTAGAGTGGAGGCACATTGTCTAA ACTCGTCAACATTTTTTCTGTCGAGCGTGCGTCCCACAGCAACATCATCGCAAAGAGAGCTGACTCTGAAGCAAAACAGCCCCGCCTATTGGCCAGACGTAGTCGTCACAATCGAATCAATAGAGAGCAGAAGCCGGATTGAATGTGCATGTTTGGATGATGCAGCTT CCAGGATCCCGCTAGAGtttttcaccagtctcctccatgaGTTAGAATCGAGGTTTCCTGGACGAGGAACACGCCTGCGCGTATTGGTGGCAGAACGTTATGTGCGTCTCAGATAA
- the LOC135501073 gene encoding uncharacterized protein LOC135501073 gives MRTLILIVLLAVAAAAVSAKSIHQHNDVRRFLGLPSISDIKEKLTGTLGNFKDKILDALLEVRGDIATAAIEAFLRLRPYIDKLKIIFDEIRSVTETTESDWAKERERLLEHIKDIFDMVLAEEEVQALMQKVQEMIDSARETAKSSKEKALDILKKLGDLVLGEIVSTKSSKRSIDSYGMDDHMVVKRFLGLPSISDITGRIKEKLTETLDKVQNKILETILAGGDIAIGVLETVLQGQKTLLPYADKLRIMFDDIASVAEATDNAWAEQREGLLAHIKEMFDMILAEEEVVALMQKVEEMIDSARETAKSSKEKAQEILKNLRVLVWGVIMSAESTADLIFGKRDLEYYDINDQMMMKRFLGLPSISDIYDNIKDRIIARILAGGDIAYDLLERILQNEKIKPYAEKLRAILYEIKEVVSASEHEWGKLRERLLQDVKDLFDMFMSEEKVQAVVAKVAEAIDKARDAAESSADSAKAIIDKVKTYIWAGVLAVGAPIDLVVGGVAGKIFETIMGTPEGITSA, from the exons ATGAGAACTTTGATCTTGATCGTGCTACTGGCCGTCGCGGCCGCTGCGGTGTCTGCCAAGAGTATTCATCAGCACAATG ACGTCAGGCGATTCCTCGGTTTACCAAGCATCTCTGACATCAAGGAGAAACTAACTGGAACGCTAGGAAACTTCAAGGACAAGATACTGGAT GCATTATTGGAAGTGAGAGGAGATATCGCAACGGCTGCTATTGAGGCGTTCCTGCGATTACGACCATATATAGATAAACTAAAGATTATCTTCGACGAGATTAGAAGTGTTACCGAAACGACAGAAAGTGACTG ggcAAAAGAACGTGAGCGCCTCCTAGAACACATCAAGGACATATTTGACATGGTCTTGGCAGAAGAGGAAGTGCAGGCTTTGATGCAGAAAGTTCAGGAGATGATTGACAGCGCCAGGGAAACAGCCAAATCTTCCAAAGAGAAAGCTCTGGACATTCTGAAGAAACTCGGTGACTTGGTGTTGGGAGAAATAGTTTCTACTAAAAGTT CAAAGCGAAGCATCGACTCTTATGGGATGGACGATCATATGG TGGTCAAACGCTTCCTCGGTTTACCAAGCATCTCTGATATCACTGGCCGAATCAAGGAGAAACTTACTGAGACGCTAGACAAGGTCCAGAACAAGATACTGGAG ACAATTTTGGCTGGTGGAGACATCGCTATCGGTGTCCTTGAGACGGTCTTGCAAGGTCAGAAAACACTCCTACCATATGCAGATAAACTGAGGATCATGTTTGATGATATTGCAAGTGTTGCAGAAGCCACAGATAATGCATG GGCCGAACAACGTGAGGGCCTCCTAGCGCACATCAAGGAAATGTTTGACATGATTTTGGCGGAAGAGGAAGTGGTGGCTTTGATGCAGAAGGTTGAGGAGATGATTGACAGCGCCAGGGAAACTGCCAAGTCTTCAAAGGAGAAAGCTCAGGAGATTCTCAAGAATCTCAGGGTCTTGGTGTGGGGAGTAATAATGTCTGCCGAAAGTA CCGCTGACCTGATATTCGGCAAGCGAGACCTTGAATATTATGACATCAACGACCAAATGA TGATGAAACGGTTCCTTGGCCTTCCGTCCATTTCCGACATCTACGACAACATCAAAGACAGAATTATTGCG AGAATTCTAGCAGGCGGAGATATCGCTTACGATCTTTTGGAAAGGATTTTGCAGAACGAAAAGATTAAGCCATATGCAGAAAAGCTGAGGGCCATCCTGTACGAGATAAAAGAAGTTGTTTCAGCCTCGGAGCACGAATG GGGCAAACTCCGCGAGCGTCTCCTCCAAGACGTCAAGGATCTATTTGATATGTTCATGTCAGAAGAGAAAGTCCAGGCTGTTGTAGCCAAGGTGGCAGAAGCTATTGACAAGGCCAGGGACGCCGCCGAGTCATCCGCGGACTCGGCTAAGGCTATCATTGACAAGGTCAAGACTTACATATGGGCTGGAGTGCTGGCAGTTGGAGCAC CCATAGACCTTGTAGTCGGTGGTGTTGCTGGCAAGATATTTGAAACCATTATGGGCACGCCAGAGGGTATCACATCGGCATAA
- the LOC135501083 gene encoding uncharacterized protein LOC135501083 encodes MKLSILSLLVVLLTSAVLSKSLDKRNAEIEKRFITTEAIKANLENLFGKVTEGVNKAIEKGKDVIDKGVETVIIGGNALLIKAKEKYYKELPGFKAGLKQAMIELKDAGELTAEKLSELWDKMEVKIVETYGDLQDNEKYQAMRKKAKEMWMKAAESPVGGAFEAIERAADMASHFFLGVLYLAGGVKRLISFSYWMFCSIYPC; translated from the exons ATGAAGTTGTCGATCCTCTCTCTCTTGGTCGTCCTGTTGACGAGTGCTGTGCTTAGCAAATCACTGGACAAACGAAATG ctgaaattgaaaagcgTTTCATAACAACAGAAGCGATCAAGGCTAATTTGGAAAATCTCTTCGGAAAAGTGACAGAG GGCGTCAACAAAGCTATAGAAAAGGGCAAGGACGTTATCGATAAG GGTGTCGAAACCGTTATCATTGGAGGCAATGCTCTTCTCATAAAGGCTAAAGAGAAGTACTATAAAGAACTCCCAGGGTTTAAGGCGGGTCTCAAGCAAGCTATGATTGAACTCAAAGATGCTGGGGAGCTGACTGCTGAGAAGCTGAGTGAACTCTGGGACAAGATGGAAGTTAAG ATTGTAGAAACCTACGGTGACTTACAGGACAATGAGAAGTACCAGGCAATGCGCAAAAAGGCTAAGGAGATGTGGATGAAAGCGGCAGAGTCGCCGGTTGGTGGCGCTTTTGAAGCTATTGAGAGAGCTGCCGACATGGCTTCTCATTTCTTCCTGGGAGTGCTGTACTTAGCGGGCGGAGTAAAACGAT tgaTTTCTTTCTCTTATTGGATGTTTTGTTCGATCTATCCCTGCTAA
- the LOC135501081 gene encoding uncharacterized protein LOC135501081 isoform X2, whose product MRSLILIVLVIACVASLVSPKGIQQRNVKRFLGLPSLSDIKARIGSTIGTIEDKIIDTLYAGGDIAYNLGEAILTNERITPYAEKIRTILYELKEVASASEHEWQKLRERLLADIKELFDRIMEKEKVQFVLNKVEGLIDEVREAAKSSKEKAKEIGNTLTAFFLGTIFTIFGPTFDSTIEPPIIH is encoded by the exons ATGAGGTCTTTGATTCTGATCGTCCTGGTGATAGCGTGTGTTGCATCGTTGGTATCACCAAAAGGCATTCAGCAACGAAATG TAAAGCGATTCCTCGGCCTTCCAAGCTTATCGGACATCAAGGCGCGTATTGGGAGCACCATCGGCACCATCGAGGATAAAATTATTGAT ACCCTCTACGCGGGAGGAGACATAGCATACAATCTTGGTGAAGCTATCCTAACGAACGAGAGGATAACACCATATGCGGAAAAGATCAGAACCATCCTCTATGAGCTGAAGGAGGTTGCCAGCGCATCGGAACACGAGTG GCAGAAACTTCGTGAGCGCCTCCTAGCGGACATCAAGGAACTCTTCGATAGAATCATGGAGAAGGAAAAAGTCCAATTCGTTTTAAACAAGGTGGAGGGTCTCATTGACGAGGTCAGAGAAGCTGCCAAATCATCCAAGGAGAAAGCTAAAGAGATTGGCAATACCTTGACAGCTTTCTTCTTGGGAaccatttttacaatttttggaCCTA CGTTTGATTCGACAATCGAACCCCCGATTATCCATTGA
- the LOC135501081 gene encoding uncharacterized protein LOC135501081 isoform X1, with the protein MRSLILIVLVIACVASLVSPKGIQQRNGRLKSSILLRSTLGLEGRRNVKRFLGLPSLSDIKARIGSTIGTIEDKIIDTLYAGGDIAYNLGEAILTNERITPYAEKIRTILYELKEVASASEHEWQKLRERLLADIKELFDRIMEKEKVQFVLNKVEGLIDEVREAAKSSKEKAKEIGNTLTAFFLGTIFTIFGPTFDSTIEPPIIH; encoded by the exons ATGAGGTCTTTGATTCTGATCGTCCTGGTGATAGCGTGTGTTGCATCGTTGGTATCACCAAAAGGCATTCAGCAACGAAATGGTAGGTTGAAGAGCTCCATATTGTTGCGTTCCACATTGGGTTTGGAGGGACGACGAAATG TAAAGCGATTCCTCGGCCTTCCAAGCTTATCGGACATCAAGGCGCGTATTGGGAGCACCATCGGCACCATCGAGGATAAAATTATTGAT ACCCTCTACGCGGGAGGAGACATAGCATACAATCTTGGTGAAGCTATCCTAACGAACGAGAGGATAACACCATATGCGGAAAAGATCAGAACCATCCTCTATGAGCTGAAGGAGGTTGCCAGCGCATCGGAACACGAGTG GCAGAAACTTCGTGAGCGCCTCCTAGCGGACATCAAGGAACTCTTCGATAGAATCATGGAGAAGGAAAAAGTCCAATTCGTTTTAAACAAGGTGGAGGGTCTCATTGACGAGGTCAGAGAAGCTGCCAAATCATCCAAGGAGAAAGCTAAAGAGATTGGCAATACCTTGACAGCTTTCTTCTTGGGAaccatttttacaatttttggaCCTA CGTTTGATTCGACAATCGAACCCCCGATTATCCATTGA